From the genome of Bacteroides sp. MSB163, one region includes:
- the frr gene encoding ribosome recycling factor, with protein sequence MREVKEILDEAQEKMDMAVMYLEEALAHIRAGKADVRLLDGIRVDSYGSMVPINNVAAVNTPDARSIVIKPWDKSMFKVIEKAIIDSSLGIMPENNGEIIRIGIPPLTEERRKQLAKQCKGEGETAKVSVRNARRDAIDGLKKSVKDGLAEDAQKGGEEKLQKIHDKYIKQIDDMLAAKDKEIMTV encoded by the coding sequence ATGAGAGAAGTAAAAGAGATCTTAGATGAAGCGCAAGAAAAAATGGATATGGCCGTCATGTATCTGGAAGAAGCATTGGCCCACATCCGCGCCGGAAAAGCAGATGTTCGTTTGCTGGACGGTATCCGTGTGGATTCTTACGGAAGCATGGTTCCCATCAATAACGTAGCTGCCGTAAATACTCCGGATGCCCGCAGTATTGTCATCAAGCCGTGGGACAAAAGCATGTTCAAGGTGATTGAGAAAGCTATCATTGACTCCAGCCTTGGCATCATGCCGGAAAATAACGGTGAAATTATCCGTATCGGTATCCCGCCGCTGACTGAAGAACGTCGTAAACAACTTGCCAAACAATGTAAAGGTGAAGGCGAAACTGCCAAAGTGAGCGTACGCAATGCCCGCCGTGATGCAATCGATGGCCTAAAGAAGTCTGTTAAAGACGGCTTGGCAGAAGATGCACAAAAAGGAGGTGAGGAGAAATTGCAGAAGATTCACGATAAATACATCAAGCAAATTGATGATATGCTGGCTGCAAAGGACAAAGAAATCATGACCGTATAA
- a CDS encoding MATE family efflux transporter, whose amino-acid sequence MIAQTPNIYNKRILQIAVPSIISNITVPLLGLIDVTIVGHLGAAAYIGAIAVGGMLFNIIYWIFGFLRMGTSGMTSQAYGKHDLDEVARLLLRSVGVGLLIAIILVALQYPIRKLAFAFIQTTEEVEQLATLYFRICIWGAPAMLGLYGFAGWFIGMQNSRFPMYIAITQNIVNIAASLCFVYLFHMKVAGVAWGTLTAQYAGFLMALSLWIRYYGGLKKHIAWHEVLKREAMLRFFQVNRDIFLRTLCLVVVTLFFTSAGAAQGEIVLAVNTLLMQLFTLFSYIMDGFAYSGEALVGKYVGANNRLALYRTVRQLFIWGVGLSTGFTLLYFFGGKSFLGLLTNETSVIREAGNYFYWVLAIPLTGFAAFLWDGIFIGATATRQMFYSMLVASGSFFLVYYSLHTWMGNHALWLAFIVYLSLRGIMQAVLSRKILYQS is encoded by the coding sequence ATGATTGCTCAAACTCCGAATATTTACAATAAAAGAATACTTCAGATAGCTGTACCCTCGATTATATCAAACATAACAGTTCCCCTTCTGGGACTGATTGATGTAACAATCGTAGGGCATCTGGGAGCCGCTGCCTATATCGGAGCCATTGCCGTGGGCGGAATGTTATTCAATATTATCTACTGGATCTTCGGATTTTTGAGAATGGGGACCAGTGGAATGACCTCACAGGCATACGGCAAACATGATCTGGATGAAGTAGCACGACTTTTATTACGGTCTGTCGGAGTAGGATTGCTTATCGCCATTATCTTAGTGGCCTTGCAATATCCCATCCGGAAACTAGCATTCGCTTTCATACAGACTACAGAGGAAGTAGAACAATTGGCCACCCTCTATTTCCGGATATGTATTTGGGGAGCTCCTGCTATGCTGGGACTCTATGGATTCGCAGGGTGGTTCATCGGTATGCAGAATTCACGTTTCCCGATGTATATTGCTATCACACAAAATATCGTGAATATTGCCGCAAGCCTTTGTTTCGTTTATCTGTTCCACATGAAAGTTGCCGGAGTGGCCTGGGGAACGCTTACAGCCCAATATGCCGGTTTCCTGATGGCATTGTCATTGTGGATACGGTATTATGGAGGACTTAAAAAACACATCGCTTGGCATGAAGTGCTGAAAAGGGAAGCCATGCTGCGCTTTTTTCAGGTAAACCGGGATATCTTTCTACGAACCCTCTGTCTGGTCGTTGTCACTCTATTCTTCACTTCTGCCGGAGCGGCACAAGGAGAAATTGTATTGGCCGTCAATACTTTGTTAATGCAATTATTCACTCTGTTTTCTTATATCATGGATGGTTTTGCTTATTCAGGAGAAGCGTTGGTGGGTAAATATGTTGGTGCCAATAATCGACTGGCATTATATCGTACAGTTCGCCAGCTCTTCATTTGGGGTGTCGGTCTTTCCACAGGCTTCACCTTGCTTTATTTCTTTGGAGGCAAGTCATTCCTAGGACTGCTGACTAATGAAACCTCCGTCATCCGGGAAGCCGGAAATTACTTTTATTGGGTATTGGCAATCCCACTTACAGGTTTTGCCGCTTTCCTGTGGGATGGCATTTTTATAGGAGCCACTGCCACCCGGCAAATGTTTTACTCCATGCTGGTAGCTTCCGGCAGCTTCTTCCTTGTTTATTACTCTTTACACACATGGATGGGAAATCATGCCCTCTGGCTCGCTTTCATCGTCTATTTATCCCTCCGTGGCATCATGCAGGCAGTTTTAAGTAGAAAAATTCTGTACCAAAGTTAA
- the pyrH gene encoding UMP kinase: MAKYKRILLKLSGESLMGEKQYGIDEKRLAEYAAQIKEIHELGVQIGIVIGGGNIFRGLSGANKGFDRVKGDQMGMLATVINSLALSSALVATGVKARVLTAVRMEPIGEFYNKWKAIESMEAGEVVIMSAGTGNPFFTTDTGSSLRGIEIEADVMLKGTRVDGIYTADPEKDPTATKFDDITYDEVLKRGLKVMDLTATCMCKENNLPIVVFDMDTIGNLKKVMLGEEIGTLVHN, from the coding sequence ATGGCAAAGTATAAAAGAATCCTGTTAAAGCTCAGCGGCGAAAGCCTGATGGGCGAAAAACAATATGGCATTGACGAGAAGCGCCTCGCCGAATATGCAGCACAGATCAAGGAAATCCATGAACTGGGCGTTCAGATAGGTATCGTCATCGGCGGTGGAAATATTTTCCGTGGATTGAGTGGTGCAAACAAAGGTTTCGACCGCGTAAAAGGCGACCAAATGGGCATGCTCGCAACTGTAATCAACAGTCTGGCACTAAGCTCTGCCCTAGTAGCCACCGGCGTAAAGGCACGTGTACTTACAGCCGTACGCATGGAACCTATCGGAGAATTTTATAATAAATGGAAAGCCATCGAAAGCATGGAAGCAGGCGAAGTCGTTATTATGTCTGCCGGAACGGGAAATCCGTTCTTCACTACAGACACGGGCTCTTCTCTACGCGGTATCGAGATTGAAGCCGATGTCATGCTAAAAGGTACACGTGTGGATGGTATCTATACCGCAGACCCGGAAAAAGACCCGACTGCTACAAAATTCGACGATATCACTTATGACGAAGTTCTGAAACGTGGACTGAAAGTAATGGATCTTACTGCAACCTGCATGTGTAAGGAAAATAATCTCCCCATTGTTGTCTTTGACATGGATACAATAGGAAACTTGAAAAAGGTAATGCTGGGAGAAGAAATAGGTACATTAGTGCATAACTGA